The following DNA comes from Novosphingobium sp. PP1Y.
CCAGCCTGATCGAACAGATGGCGAAACACGGCGAATGGTTTCCGATTATCGCCTTCAGCGAATTTCCATCGCCGCCGCGGATCGTTCAGGCCGTACTCGACGGCGCGATAGACTATGTCAGCTGGCCGATCACTGCAGACGAATTGAGCGCCTCGCTCGATCGTGCGATCCGGCGCACCGATGCCTTCGGTCACGCCAAGTTGCGCGAAGTGATGGCGCGCGCGCGGATCGCCCGGCTGAGCCGCCGTGAAAGGGAAGTGCTGGGCGGCGTGGCAAGCGGGCTGTCCAACCGGCTGATCGGCGAAAGGCTCTCGATCAGTCCCCGTACGGTAGAGATCCACCGCGCCAACATGCTCACCAAACTCGGCGCCAACCATACCTCGGACGCCATTCGCATCGCGATCGAGGCCGCCCTGATCAAGTGAGAGGTGCCGCTACGACAAAGACCGCTCAGTGAAGGCGAGCGGCGGGCGGGACTTCGATGCTTTCCAGGTCCTGCCGGTCGAACTCCATGCGCGCCAGCAGCAGAGAGACATGCGCCGCCAGCAGGGCAAGCGCGACAGTCGCGCCTTCGGAGATCATTTCCTCGGACTCATCGTCCATGACGACCGTGGCGAGGCAAGAACCGCTGCCGCCGCGGGACAACATGAAGGCAACGTCGGGTCCAAGGATCGCCAGCACTGCGCTTTCGGCCGCGCCGCAGGTCAGCATCTCATCGATCGTGTTGAGATCGAATGCGTGCCTGAGCCCCAGCGGCGTTCCCTGCAGCAGCAGCCCGGCTTCGCGAATGCGATCGCTTTCCTCGGCCGCATCGCTGCCGACGCAGTCGTTCAGGAAATCCCGAAACCTGGCCGTCCAGACTTCCCAATCCTTTGTACGATCAATCACCATGCCCGACCCGTTTTGCCATCGCCCCGCACCCGCCAGACGCCATGAAAGGCCAGCTGTCAATCCGCAGAATTCGCGCAACATAAGGCGCCGTCCCACCTTGCTACAGCATGACTGCACAAGGTGAAGCGACGATTCACATCTGCGGGACGGCCCGGCGCGATCCGCGAATCGGCCCGCGTGGCCATCGCTCAGCGCACGGTGGCGTTGCCCACGCGGGCGCGCTCCTCGAACCAGGGCACCATGCGTTCGATCGCTTCCTCGACCAGCGCAGTGGACACAGCGAAACTGAAGCGCATGAAGTGGTGCCCGTCGACCGGATCGAAATCGATGCCCGGCGCCGTCGCGACGCCGGTATCGCGGAGCAGTTGCTGGCAAAGGGCCAGGCAATCGTCAGTCAGGTGGCTGACATCGGCATAGATGTAGAAAGCCCCATCGGGAGGCGCGATCTTCTGCAACCCCAGGCGCGGCAGCGCGGCCAAGAGCAGCTCACGGTTACGGGCATAGACCTCGACATGGCCTGCCAGTTCCTCCCGGCAGTCGAAGGCGACCAGCCCTGCATGCTGGGCGAGTACCGAGGGCGTCAGGAACAGGTTGGACATGCGCGCGCGCGCCGCATCGACCAGATCGGGCGGAACGAGCAGCCAGCCGAGGCGCCATCCGGCCATCGAGTAGTACTTGGAGAAGCTGTTCACGACCACGGCATCGGGCGCATATTGCAGCATCGACTGCGCGGCCCGGCTGTAACTCAGACCATGGTAGATCTCGTCCGAAACGATCCGGATGCCCTTGCGGCGACAGACTTCGGCTATTGCCGCAAGTTCCTCGGGCGCAATGATCGTGCCGGTCGGATTGGCCGGGCTGGCGACGATCAGGCCGTCCGGCACAGGGTCCAGAGCATCGAGCGCGGCTGCCGTGATCTGGTAGCGCTCGGCCGGCCCGCAGGCGACTTCGACCGGCTCCAGATAGAGCGTCTTGAGGGTATTGCGGTAGGCAACGTATCCCGGCCTCGCAAGGGCAACGCGCGCACCCGGTTCGAACAGGCTGGTGAGCGCCAGGACGAAGGCAGGAGAAGCTCCGCAGGTCAGGATCACCTGCTCACGGTCCAGCTTGACGCCATAGGCATCGTCGTAATGGCGGGCGATGCGCTCAAGCAGGGCGATGTTTTCCCAGTATCCGCCGGGCTCGCTGTCGAGCACTTCGTGTGCCTTTGCGATGGCCGCGGCCGGTGCGCCGGTGGAAGGCTGCCCGTATTCCATGTGGATGACGTCGCGGCCGCTTTCAGCTAACTCGTAGGCTAGGCGGCCGATCGACATGGCGTGAAAGGGTTCGACTTTTGCAACCATGTGCGGTTGCTAGGCTTGCAGCATCGCTTGCACAAGCCGGAGGTGCAAATCCTTGGGCCGGTGCCATCCGGTATACCTAAAAAGGGGTACCCCCTTACCCTCATGCCTCCGGCAAACAGCTGGATTTCAGAGATAAATTGAAACGGGCGCACTCATACAAGTTAGTCAGAGCATGTGCAGCGGTTTCGCATCATGTTGAAGACAGGCAAGCGGAGGTTTTCGGCGAACTGCCCGCTTGCCGCTTGTTTGACGGGGCCATGATGATCTTACGCTTTCTACGCGACCGAACGGCCAGCTCTGCGGCTGAATACGCCCTGCTGCTGGCGATGGCCGGAGGCGGCATTGCCATCGCCGCTCTGGCCCTGAGCGGCTCAATCAACTTTGCCATGGCCGATGGCGCCAGTTCGATAGCCAGCGGTGACAGCAGTTCCGGAGGCAGCGGCTCTTCGGGGGGATCGGGCGGAACTTCATCGGGCGGCACCTCATCGGGCGGCACTTCGTCGGGAAGTTCGAGCGGAGGCAGCTCCAGCAGCGGTTCATCGGGTGGTTCGAGTGGGGGCAGCAGTTCGGGCGGCTCAAGTTCGTCCGGCGGGGGCACGACAACCGGGGGTTCGACCACCGGTGGATCCACTACAGGAGGATCGACCTCTGGCGACACGTCTGGCGGGACCACCACATCCAGCACCAGCAGCACATCCGGAGGCACGACCACGACCAGTGGCGGCACGAGCACGGGCGGCGGCAACGGCAGTTCCTCGGGCGGCGGCAACGGCAGTTCCTCGGGTGGCAGCACATCCGGCGGGGTAACCGTTCCGCCCGGATGCAAGAACGGCAACGGCAAGAAGGACTGCCCGCCCGCTTGAGGCCATCGCACGCCGTGCCTTGCCGATCGGGCTTAGTGCCGCGCGGGCTCAGTACCGCTCGATGGTGATGTGCTGCAATTCGTGAACCGGCCGCAGGCGCCGGCGCAGTTCCGCGGTATCGACCCGTTCCTCGTGAACGGAGACTCCGACGATGGCAGCGTGGGCCTCGGGTCCGACGCGCCAGACATGCAGGTCGCAGATCACCGCATCGCCCGGAGCCTCCACCAGTTCGCGCACTTCTGCCGCAACATGGTCATCGGTACGATCCAGCAGGACGGAGGCGGTGTCTCGCATGAGCGTCCATGACCAGCGGGCGATCACCAGCGCGCCGACGAGGCCCATAACCGGATCGAGCCAGACCCAGCCAAGATAGCGCCCGGACAGCAAGGCGGCGATGGCAAGCACCGAAGTCAGCGCATCGGCAAGGACGTGCATATAAGCCGAACGCAGGTTGTTGTCCCCGTGCCCGTGGCCATGATGATGCCCCTGACGATGCCCGTGGTCGTGATCGTGCCCATGGTGGTGCCCGTGGTGATGCCCGTGGTGATGATCGTGGCCATGATGGTGATGGCCCGAAAGCAGCAGGGCACTGACGACGTTCACGGCCAGGCCGATGATCGCGATCACGGTCGCTTCGCCGAAGGCAACGCGCACCGGGCTGAGCAGGCGCATGAAGGATTCGAAACCGATACCCAGTGCAAACATGGCCAGCACCAGCGCCGATGCGAAGCCGGCCAGATCACCCACCTTTCCGGTCCCGAAGCTGAAAGCCGGGTTGCGCTTGTGCCGTTTGGCATAGGCATAGGCCATCGCCGCAACGCTCAGCGCGCCGGCGTGGGTCGCCATGTGAAAACCGTCCGCAAGCAGGGCCATCGATCCGGTCAGATATCCGGCCACGATCTCGCCCACCATCATGACGGCGGTCAGGGCCACGACCCATAGCGTGCGGCGCGCATTGGCGTCGTGCGACGCACCGAGGAAATCGTGGTCGTGGATGAAGTGGTCTATTTCAGGCTGGCTCGCCATCTTCGGCCGTCTTTCTATTTCGCGTAGCGCCGGATCGCCGCCAGCAGGGCCTCGGCCCCGGCTTCGCGCTCTTCCTGCGAGAGTTGGGGCGCGGCGACATGTTCCTTCATGTGCGCCTCGATCAGTTCGTCGATGAGACCGTTCAGCGCGCCGCGCACGGCGGCGGCCAGATGCAGGGTCTTGGTGCAGTCCTCGCCACCGACCAGCGCGCGCTCCACGGCCTGGAGCTGACCGACGAGCCGGCGCACGCGCAAGACAAGGGCGTCGTTGTTGGCGGAGAGATGTCCCATAGGATACCCCCCTATCCTATAATCCACATATCCGGCAAGACGATCCATCGGGCGCCCCCGCACTGGCCAAGTCGACAGGTGGGCATGGCTTGGGCATTATGCCGGGCAATTCGGGGTCGATGCAGGGTCCGCCGTGGCTCGGCGGTGTAGCGGCTCGCCATGTGAACTGGGGTCATCGATGCCGCAATTGTCCGATCTGGACCGTCACCTTCCCGCGCCACTTGCCGAAGCCGTTGCGCCGCTTGCACGCCTGGCGCAGTTCAAGGCCGGGCAGACGGTCATGGGCCACCAGGACGAGACGAGCGACGTCTTCGTCATCCTCGAAGGCACGCTGCGGATTGAACTGCTCTCGCAGAACGGACGCGAGATCACGCTCAGCGATGCCGGTCCGGGCGCACTCGTGGGGGAATTCGCCGCGCTTGACGACCAGCCGCGCTCGGCAACGGTCATGGCCACTACCAAGGCAAGTCTGGCGCGTATTCCCGGGGCGGCCTTTCGCGAAGCCGCGTTCGCGCATCCGGAATCGGCGGAATGGCTGACCCGCCGCCTCGTGCGCATGCTGCGCCAGCTCAACGAGCGGATCTTCGAGCTCAATGCCCTTGCCGTGCGCAGCCGCCTGCACTGCGAACTGCTGCGCTTCTGCCTCGATACCGGCTTTAAGGGTAACGAGGCGACGATCACGCCTTCGCCCACTCATGCCGAGCTGGCCAACCGCATCGGCACCCACCGCGAGGCAGTGACCCGCGAACTGCGCTACCTTGCCGAACAGGGCATCACGTCCAGTTCCGGGCGCAAGCTGATCGTCTGCGACATTGCCCGACTGGCGGAAATCGTGCGCGCCGCTGCCGGGGACGTCGAACTGATCCAGCGGGCCAACCAGGCCGGAATCGGCCGCGGCACGGCCTGACCAGCCAGCAACGCAACGATCCCATCGCGGCATTGTGGTAAAAGTCACAAGGCCCCTGTGGTCTAGGTCACTGCGCTCAACCTCCAGGCAGGGTTAACAGGTTCTTGTCCGGAGCGTGCGACCCCGCTTTCGGATGCGACCGGAAGCCAGTGGGAGGCTTGCATGCGACCTTCGGTCTCCCCCTTCCATCCGGAATCACTCGCAGACTAAGGCGGCAGCCGGGCCCGCATTGCTTGAGCCAATCCCTAACACGGCTGCCGCCACTTTTCCGGTTCTTGAAGAGATGGCCCTTCCCGACGATGCCGGTAGGGGTGCCGACAAGATCGAGAAGGGCCGGTCGACCCGCCAATGCGGGTCTATGCGATCGGAGGCGATCGCAAGGCGTTCCTCCCTGGCAACCTGTGCCGGAGCGACCTGAGTGCGGAACATGTCGCTCCGGCGGAGCCACCCTTTTCAGGGCGCCCCCAGGATTGACCTGTCAATTCGTGCCTCGACAGGTGCTACCCTACAGCTCTTGTTCTTGTCCGAAACCTGAATTGCCTGAGGCCGCTGGGCAAACAGCCAGCTAAAAAAGTCGTGCCGCGCATCGCCACTGGCCCATGCACTGCGCCG
Coding sequences within:
- a CDS encoding metal/formaldehyde-sensitive transcriptional repressor translates to MGHLSANNDALVLRVRRLVGQLQAVERALVGGEDCTKTLHLAAAVRGALNGLIDELIEAHMKEHVAAPQLSQEEREAGAEALLAAIRRYAK
- a CDS encoding response regulator transcription factor, which encodes MERLSNLILIDGETRRRAAISHALSTAQIHVEPFENISELGAAWPSGGVVLLHEQAGAISSLIEQMAKHGEWFPIIAFSEFPSPPRIVQAVLDGAIDYVSWPITADELSASLDRAIRRTDAFGHAKLREVMARARIARLSRREREVLGGVASGLSNRLIGERLSISPRTVEIHRANMLTKLGANHTSDAIRIAIEAALIK
- a CDS encoding Crp/Fnr family transcriptional regulator; this translates as MPQLSDLDRHLPAPLAEAVAPLARLAQFKAGQTVMGHQDETSDVFVILEGTLRIELLSQNGREITLSDAGPGALVGEFAALDDQPRSATVMATTKASLARIPGAAFREAAFAHPESAEWLTRRLVRMLRQLNERIFELNALAVRSRLHCELLRFCLDTGFKGNEATITPSPTHAELANRIGTHREAVTRELRYLAEQGITSSSGRKLIVCDIARLAEIVRAAAGDVELIQRANQAGIGRGTA
- the dmeF gene encoding CDF family Co(II)/Ni(II) efflux transporter DmeF produces the protein MASQPEIDHFIHDHDFLGASHDANARRTLWVVALTAVMMVGEIVAGYLTGSMALLADGFHMATHAGALSVAAMAYAYAKRHKRNPAFSFGTGKVGDLAGFASALVLAMFALGIGFESFMRLLSPVRVAFGEATVIAIIGLAVNVVSALLLSGHHHHGHDHHHGHHHGHHHGHDHDHGHRQGHHHGHGHGDNNLRSAYMHVLADALTSVLAIAALLSGRYLGWVWLDPVMGLVGALVIARWSWTLMRDTASVLLDRTDDHVAAEVRELVEAPGDAVICDLHVWRVGPEAHAAIVGVSVHEERVDTAELRRRLRPVHELQHITIERY
- a CDS encoding aminotransferase class I/II-fold pyridoxal phosphate-dependent enzyme is translated as MVAKVEPFHAMSIGRLAYELAESGRDVIHMEYGQPSTGAPAAAIAKAHEVLDSEPGGYWENIALLERIARHYDDAYGVKLDREQVILTCGASPAFVLALTSLFEPGARVALARPGYVAYRNTLKTLYLEPVEVACGPAERYQITAAALDALDPVPDGLIVASPANPTGTIIAPEELAAIAEVCRRKGIRIVSDEIYHGLSYSRAAQSMLQYAPDAVVVNSFSKYYSMAGWRLGWLLVPPDLVDAARARMSNLFLTPSVLAQHAGLVAFDCREELAGHVEVYARNRELLLAALPRLGLQKIAPPDGAFYIYADVSHLTDDCLALCQQLLRDTGVATAPGIDFDPVDGHHFMRFSFAVSTALVEEAIERMVPWFEERARVGNATVR